AATTTTATTCCTTTAGATAGAATAATTTCCTCATAATTGTTTAGGTGTTTTTCAATAATTTGTTGTGGAAATATAGTTTTTTCTTCGGGAAATTGTCTGTTTTCTATTCGCGTAAGCAGTATCAATGTTTTATTTAATCGTGCTAAGCGATCAGAGGCTTCTGAAGCATCGGCAATAATTTGATATTGTTTTTCAGGTAGTTCTTTGCATTGTAGGAGTAATTCGAGTTTAGAATTAATAATTGCCAGCGGTGTTTGGATTTCGTGAGAAGCATTTTCGGTATATTCTTTCATTTTGGAATAATCACTTGCTATCCTTTTAGTCATTCGCCGGAGGACAATATTCAAATCCTCAAATTCTTTGATGTCTGTTGTTGTGAGTTTTATATCTTTATGAATGTTGAGGTCGAATTTATTAATCTTATCCAGGCTGAGATAGAAATCTTTCCATATTTGATTTGATGAATATTGATTGACAATTAATAAGATAACTATAAGGAGAATAAATAATAAAGTCATAAATAGAAATATATTTATGATTAAACCATCGGTTTCTTCTAAGGTTCTGAGCATTTGGATTTCGTAAGCCTGATTATTAATCGTTGTGCTAAAAGTCATTAAACGATACGGTTTATATCTATTTACTTTTTTATCAAGTATTAATGTGTCTTTATAAAAATTTGTATTCTCTTTTGAGAATTCAATGGTTTTATATGTCATTAGCTGACAGTTGCCATAGGTTGTGGATGGAAACTTATTTAGTTTAGCAGTTTGTTCTAAAAGAGCTATTTTAGATTTGTTTAGTTCTAAATTTATGTATTTATCTACCTGA
Above is a genomic segment from Bacteroidales bacterium containing:
- a CDS encoding HAMP domain-containing histidine kinase, with translation MKLSTKTSLNFLSVALFTFLFGIIAFYYTLRYQVDKYINLELNKSKIALLEQTAKLNKFPSTTYGNCQLMTYKTIEFSKENTNFYKDTLILDKKVNRYKPYRLMTFSTTINNQAYEIQMLRTLEETDGLIINIFLFMTLLFILLIVILLIVNQYSSNQIWKDFYLSLDKINKFDLNIHKDIKLTTTDIKEFEDLNIVLRRMTKRIASDYSKMKEYTENASHEIQTPLAIINSKLELLLQCKELPEKQYQIIADASEASDRLARLNKTLILLTRIENRQFPEEKTIFPQQIIEKHLNNYEEIILSKGIKLSTTFEPEVNIQINPHLADILFLNLIKNAIRHNIPNGELKIKLNSTIFEIANSGAPLDIDSELLFDRFFKSTKSSQSLGLGLSIVKKITELFNIKINYIYTENLHVVKLIFPK